The Streptomyces sp. NBC_01353 genome contains a region encoding:
- a CDS encoding alpha/beta hydrolase has protein sequence MTTKTLSVVEVLELCQPLLGAAAETLRVFPAGERAAEEYGPKAVARCNEVLTALGSAYGLTVPRFVSPAPERPSSLEVALSAYCDLELGSWRPVAESSGEWDIPADGLAGLAALPGHRRIEAEGVPAFDSFAAGPAGDEAIVLVLPSGVPATLFRPWLEELSTDRLVVTYENPYLFGQWRTLDTPEADFAEETALVGALLTAYGLRRAHLVGICGGAPVALDAAAAFGDRVETLTVLHPDLNFGAGVMRTPFQKQFQSVLAGAASGPRRARETLNLFLDPNMLFGVPPRLAPYVLYPYGDVELFHRYAKQNHALMAYDANDAARRVGQRVLIATSRTDRMTHPETAHHFGELVAGEVTVVERGAGNHHDILIPDAEVYTMLREFIGGGV, from the coding sequence ATGACCACGAAAACCCTGAGCGTGGTAGAGGTGCTGGAACTCTGCCAGCCACTGCTCGGCGCGGCCGCGGAGACCCTGCGGGTCTTCCCGGCCGGCGAGCGGGCCGCCGAGGAGTACGGGCCGAAGGCCGTCGCACGGTGCAACGAGGTCCTCACCGCCCTCGGCTCCGCGTACGGCCTGACGGTCCCCCGGTTCGTCTCGCCGGCCCCGGAGCGCCCGTCCAGCCTGGAGGTCGCCCTCAGCGCCTACTGCGATCTGGAGCTGGGCAGTTGGCGGCCGGTGGCCGAGAGCTCGGGGGAGTGGGACATTCCGGCGGACGGCCTGGCCGGGCTCGCGGCCCTGCCCGGCCACCGCCGGATCGAGGCCGAGGGCGTGCCCGCCTTCGACTCCTTCGCGGCGGGGCCGGCCGGGGACGAGGCGATCGTCCTCGTCCTGCCCTCCGGGGTGCCGGCCACGCTGTTCCGGCCCTGGCTGGAAGAGCTGTCCACGGACCGGCTCGTCGTCACGTACGAGAACCCGTACCTCTTCGGGCAGTGGCGGACCCTGGACACCCCGGAAGCGGACTTCGCGGAGGAGACCGCGCTGGTCGGCGCCCTGCTCACGGCGTACGGACTGCGGCGGGCGCACCTCGTCGGGATCTGCGGAGGAGCGCCGGTCGCCCTCGACGCGGCCGCCGCGTTCGGCGACCGGGTGGAGACGCTGACGGTGCTCCACCCTGATCTGAACTTCGGGGCGGGGGTCATGCGCACCCCGTTCCAGAAGCAGTTCCAGAGCGTGCTCGCCGGGGCGGCCTCCGGCCCGCGCCGGGCCCGCGAGACGCTGAACCTGTTCCTCGACCCGAACATGCTCTTCGGGGTGCCGCCGCGCCTGGCCCCGTACGTCCTCTACCCGTACGGAGATGTGGAGCTGTTCCACCGGTACGCCAAGCAGAACCACGCGCTCATGGCGTACGACGCGAACGACGCCGCCCGCCGGGTCGGGCAGCGGGTGCTGATCGCCACCAGCCGTACGGACCGGATGACCCACCCCGAGACGGCGCACCACTTCGGTGAGCTCGTGGCGGGCGAGGTCACGGTCGTGGAGCGCGGCGCCGGGAACCACCACGACATCCTGATCCCGGACGCGGAGGTCTACACGATGCTCCGGGAGTTCATCGGCGGTGGGGTGTGA
- a CDS encoding MbtH family protein, with product MDQSGTNPFENEAGVYRVLTNAAGEHSLWPDFVAVPDGWDTAFGPDVRAACLGYVEEHWTALAPAGSQERNPRS from the coding sequence ATGGACCAGTCAGGCACCAACCCCTTCGAGAACGAGGCGGGCGTGTACCGCGTCCTGACCAACGCGGCGGGCGAGCACTCGCTCTGGCCGGACTTCGTCGCCGTTCCCGACGGCTGGGACACCGCCTTCGGCCCGGACGTCCGGGCCGCCTGCCTCGGCTACGTCGAGGAGCACTGGACGGCCCTCGCCCCGGCCGGCTCCCAGGAACGGAACCCGCGCTCATGA
- a CDS encoding SDR family oxidoreductase, translating to MSTPTPSAERVAVVTHATRYAGPGSVDGLRKAGYTVLCHDEDFLDEAARTAFEEGRDGAVACDAKTPTGAVGQAVKRYGRLDLVVSNDVYPARYLPVDQADPAELRRAAEALLVTPAAVIAKAAAPMKRRGSGHIVLMTSAAPLRPETGFSVYSSLRAGASAYARAAARELAPHGVTVHAIAPNFLESETYYPEELWGTDEGREKLRGLLPAGRLGTAQEIGDLVVFLGSGSADFLTGDVIHFTGGWA from the coding sequence GTGAGCACGCCCACGCCGTCGGCGGAGCGCGTCGCGGTGGTGACCCACGCGACGCGCTACGCGGGCCCCGGCTCCGTGGACGGCCTGCGCAAGGCCGGCTACACCGTCCTCTGCCACGACGAGGACTTCCTCGACGAGGCCGCGCGGACCGCCTTCGAGGAGGGTCGCGACGGGGCGGTGGCCTGCGACGCGAAGACCCCGACCGGGGCGGTCGGGCAGGCCGTCAAGCGGTATGGCCGGCTCGACCTCGTCGTCAGCAACGACGTCTACCCGGCCCGCTATCTGCCGGTGGACCAGGCCGACCCGGCGGAGCTGCGGCGGGCCGCCGAGGCACTGCTCGTCACCCCTGCGGCAGTGATCGCGAAGGCCGCCGCCCCGATGAAACGCCGGGGGAGCGGGCACATCGTGCTGATGACCTCCGCCGCGCCGCTGCGGCCGGAGACCGGGTTCTCCGTGTACAGCTCGCTGCGCGCCGGAGCCTCGGCCTACGCACGGGCGGCGGCGCGCGAACTCGCCCCGCACGGCGTCACCGTGCACGCGATCGCCCCCAACTTCCTGGAGAGCGAGACCTATTACCCCGAGGAGCTGTGGGGGACGGACGAGGGCCGGGAGAAGCTCCGCGGTCTGCTGCCGGCGGGCCGGCTCGGCACGGCGCAGGAGATCGGCGACCTGGTGGTCTTCCTGGGCAGCGGCTCGGCCGACTTCCTCACCGGCGACGTCATCCACTTCACGGGCGGCTGGGCCTAG
- a CDS encoding alpha/beta fold hydrolase, which produces MSTRPTAPEECEVIPGHSLVEQTLVEIWKTTLDRPSVGLDDDFFATGGDSLLALVTIEQINQRLGWALNMGDLLRHRTIGSLSTHKAPAKAANTERAIIRMSNQGSRTPLLFIHPGLGLVDGYARLVRLLGTDRGCYGLQSPHISAMDVPDDMRELAALYADLIEDEFGEDEFHLVGACAGGVIGYEIARIAEERGLGLRKLVIVDGYLDGSAPEVDEAERLVDYRDDVLRIVAPHTAYPPLAPADATREGVYREIAAALFGADWEARGDGGTQFAERLHKAFRTTARALETYRPEPFDIDALMLLAKDNETFPDWRRAITGELTAEVMDSEEHGLRLCVTDAAHIAARIDDFVGEGQ; this is translated from the coding sequence GTGAGTACTCGGCCGACAGCGCCCGAGGAGTGCGAGGTCATACCCGGGCACAGCCTGGTGGAACAGACCCTCGTCGAGATCTGGAAGACGACGCTCGACCGGCCGTCCGTCGGCCTCGACGACGACTTCTTCGCGACCGGGGGCGACTCCCTCCTGGCCCTGGTGACCATCGAGCAGATCAACCAGCGCCTGGGCTGGGCGCTCAACATGGGCGATCTGCTGCGCCACCGTACGATCGGCTCGCTGAGCACGCACAAGGCGCCGGCGAAGGCCGCGAACACCGAGCGGGCCATCATCCGGATGAGCAACCAGGGCTCACGGACCCCGCTGCTCTTCATCCACCCCGGCCTCGGTCTCGTCGACGGGTACGCCCGTCTCGTACGGCTCCTCGGCACCGACCGGGGCTGCTACGGACTCCAGTCCCCGCACATCAGCGCGATGGACGTGCCGGACGACATGCGGGAGCTCGCCGCGCTCTACGCGGACCTGATCGAGGACGAGTTCGGCGAGGACGAGTTCCATCTCGTCGGAGCCTGCGCGGGCGGGGTGATCGGCTACGAGATCGCCCGCATCGCCGAGGAGCGCGGGCTCGGGCTGCGGAAGCTGGTGATCGTCGACGGGTATCTCGACGGCTCGGCGCCCGAGGTGGACGAGGCGGAGCGGCTGGTCGACTACCGCGACGACGTGCTGCGGATCGTCGCCCCGCACACCGCGTACCCGCCGCTCGCCCCGGCCGACGCCACCCGCGAGGGCGTCTACCGCGAGATCGCCGCCGCCCTGTTCGGTGCCGACTGGGAGGCCCGCGGCGACGGCGGGACCCAGTTCGCCGAGCGGCTGCACAAGGCGTTTCGCACCACGGCGCGCGCCCTGGAGACCTACCGGCCCGAGCCCTTCGACATCGACGCGCTGATGCTCCTCGCGAAGGACAACGAGACCTTCCCGGACTGGCGCAGGGCGATCACCGGGGAGCTGACGGCCGAGGTCATGGACTCCGAGGAACACGGCCTGCGGCTCTGTGTGACCGACGCGGCGCACATCGCCGCGCGCATCGACGACTTCGTGGGCGAGGGACAGTGA